A genomic region of Thermincola ferriacetica contains the following coding sequences:
- a CDS encoding AAA family ATPase translates to MKDFTVEELKKAFEEQAYILEQDTVVTVFLALKLEKPLLVEGPPGVGKTEIAKALSRIFQAELIRLQCYEGLDENKALYEWNYQRQLIRIQLGKAEEGGDITEEDLFSETYLLERPLLKAIRTENKPVLLIDEIDKTDEEFEAFLFEILSDFQISIPELGTIKAKQIPIVVLTSNAERDLSDGLKRRCVYLYVDYPSIEKELRIIRARVPGVGEQLSREVAQAVNYLRTGIELKKKPSISETLDWAKALVYMDADRLDPALVESTINVLLKNKEDLDIYRQELGAAGLLSAMRSPDCSCRHKHRRD, encoded by the coding sequence ATGAAGGATTTTACGGTGGAAGAACTGAAAAAGGCCTTTGAAGAACAAGCCTATATCTTGGAACAGGATACGGTTGTTACGGTGTTTCTCGCTTTAAAGCTGGAGAAACCTTTATTGGTGGAAGGTCCGCCGGGGGTGGGGAAAACAGAAATTGCCAAGGCCCTCAGTAGGATTTTTCAGGCGGAACTTATAAGGCTGCAATGCTATGAGGGGTTGGATGAAAACAAGGCCTTATATGAATGGAACTACCAGCGCCAGTTAATCCGCATTCAACTGGGCAAAGCGGAAGAAGGCGGGGACATCACGGAAGAAGACCTTTTTTCGGAAACATATTTACTGGAACGTCCCCTCCTAAAGGCTATCCGGACCGAAAATAAACCCGTACTTTTAATTGATGAAATTGACAAGACCGACGAGGAATTTGAAGCCTTTTTATTCGAGATATTGTCCGATTTTCAGATTTCTATACCTGAACTGGGTACAATAAAAGCTAAACAAATTCCCATAGTGGTATTGACCAGTAATGCGGAACGGGATTTGTCCGACGGTTTAAAACGCCGTTGCGTTTACCTTTACGTGGATTACCCATCGATAGAAAAAGAACTGCGCATTATCAGGGCCAGGGTGCCCGGGGTCGGTGAACAGCTTTCCCGGGAAGTTGCCCAGGCAGTCAATTACCTGCGCACAGGTATTGAACTAAAGAAAAAACCGTCCATATCGGAAACCCTGGACTGGGCCAAAGCCTTGGTATACATGGACGCCGATAGGTTAGATCCGGCCCTGGTGGAATCGACGATAAATGTGTTGCTGAAAAATAAGGAGGACCTGGACATTTACCGGCAGGAGTTAGGAGCGGCCGGACTTTTATCAGCTATGCGGTCGCCGGACTGTTCGTGCCGGCACAAGCACAGGAGGGATTAG
- the fdhD gene encoding formate dehydrogenase accessory sulfurtransferase FdhD encodes MEDGSLVILSGGQNTRMGQNKAFLRVRDVPIIEKIIGELGTVFKEIIIVTNAPHAYKGLQNIRIVTDIYPGKGPLSGIHAGLTHASLDRSLIVACDMPFVARKTAQRLFRQSRGWDVTVPVIEGKYQPLFAIYAKSCLKPIEQQLQAGIYKITSFYSQVRVREIDYSELNNGIAPEKFFYNVNTPAELEEARKMATEICGEDNIGEDNIHEENTQEDNSQENNSLEDNQENNTPEDKIQEDNAQRRSARQDKKYLQAYRWKAGIVELIDDPLAAESPLTVFLNDQEIVTLLCSPVNQDELAVGFLVSEGLIKGDAGEIRVRVDCERGMAWVTADKVSIIAEQTFLKRYITTGCGKGTTFYNVMDAKCRPVTGQITVAAEKIIELMTRTQQVSRLFKDTGGVHLAALCSVDRMILYREDIGRHNALDKIVGRCYMDNISVDDKILFTTGRLSSEILLKVAKLGAPILVSRSAPTELAVKLARQLGVTLIGFARGGRFNLYANEYRVLGG; translated from the coding sequence ATGGAAGACGGTAGCCTGGTCATATTATCCGGCGGTCAAAACACCCGCATGGGACAGAACAAGGCCTTTTTAAGGGTCCGGGATGTCCCCATTATAGAAAAAATCATTGGCGAACTGGGGACGGTATTTAAAGAAATCATTATTGTAACTAACGCTCCCCATGCTTATAAAGGTTTGCAAAATATTCGCATAGTCACCGATATTTATCCTGGCAAAGGGCCCTTGAGTGGTATCCATGCCGGGTTGACCCATGCATCCCTGGACAGAAGTTTAATAGTGGCCTGTGATATGCCTTTCGTAGCCAGAAAAACGGCACAGCGGCTGTTTCGCCAAAGCCGCGGTTGGGATGTTACCGTTCCGGTTATAGAGGGGAAATACCAACCTCTGTTTGCTATTTATGCTAAAAGCTGTCTAAAACCCATTGAGCAGCAGTTGCAGGCGGGGATATATAAAATTACGTCCTTTTACAGCCAGGTTCGGGTAAGAGAAATAGATTACAGTGAACTGAATAACGGAATTGCGCCGGAAAAGTTTTTTTACAACGTAAATACCCCCGCGGAACTGGAAGAAGCCAGAAAAATGGCAACAGAAATCTGTGGAGAAGACAATATTGGGGAAGACAACATTCATGAAGAAAATACTCAGGAAGATAATTCCCAGGAAAATAATTCTCTGGAAGACAATCAGGAAAATAATACTCCGGAAGACAAAATTCAGGAGGATAATGCTCAGCGAAGAAGTGCTCGGCAGGATAAGAAATACCTTCAGGCTTACCGCTGGAAAGCCGGGATCGTAGAGCTAATAGATGACCCGCTGGCAGCAGAAAGTCCTCTGACTGTTTTTCTGAACGACCAGGAAATTGTGACCCTTTTATGCTCACCGGTAAACCAGGACGAACTGGCTGTGGGGTTCCTTGTCTCTGAAGGGCTGATAAAAGGGGATGCCGGAGAAATCAGGGTAAGGGTTGACTGTGAGCGGGGAATGGCCTGGGTAACAGCCGATAAGGTCAGTATTATTGCTGAGCAGACTTTTTTGAAACGATATATCACAACGGGCTGCGGTAAGGGTACCACTTTTTATAATGTTATGGACGCCAAATGCCGGCCGGTGACGGGTCAGATCACAGTTGCGGCTGAAAAGATTATTGAATTGATGACCCGGACCCAGCAGGTTTCCCGCCTGTTCAAGGATACGGGAGGTGTGCACCTGGCAGCACTCTGTTCCGTGGACAGGATGATTTTATACCGGGAAGATATAGGACGCCATAATGCCCTGGATAAGATTGTGGGCAGGTGTTACATGGACAATATATCTGTGGATGATAAAATTCTTTTCACAACGGGTAGGCTTTCTTCGGAAATTCTTCTCAAAGTGGCTAAATTGGGAGCGCCTATCCTGGTTTCCAGGTCAGCGCCGACCGAATTGGCGGTAAAACTGGCGAGACAACTGGGGGTAACCCTCATCGGTTTTGCCAGGGGCGGGCGCTTTAACCTTTATGCCAATGAATACCGGGTCCTGGGGGGTTGA
- a CDS encoding polysaccharide deacetylase family protein gives MRKFSHLLILLVLIFAFITFLAGRAEAPALKLTDNQRPIPVLMYHKVNPYRSSGGKGLRVDPNEFSWQMRYLKQRGFTTISSTDLINYLRHKKTLPKRPILITFDDGYEDNYLFAYPIMKRYGFKGVIFLVADDIGRYNVWDVKIGKQPYNKLLNWNQIMEMKRYGFEFGSHTLSHPHLARINRTVAAYEIAESKRALEKRLGVPVTSFAYPYGNLDDDVAQMVKKAGYSCAFTTAIGPVIKTSDPYRLNRFRITGYTNRTGFITAVEGEPY, from the coding sequence ATGCGGAAATTTTCCCACCTGTTAATATTGCTTGTCCTAATCTTTGCCTTTATTACTTTTCTGGCCGGCAGAGCAGAGGCCCCAGCGCTGAAATTAACAGATAACCAAAGGCCTATCCCTGTCCTGATGTATCACAAAGTCAATCCTTACAGGTCAAGCGGCGGCAAGGGCTTACGGGTTGACCCCAACGAATTTAGCTGGCAGATGCGATACCTAAAACAGCGCGGTTTCACGACTATCTCCAGCACAGATCTCATAAACTACCTACGCCACAAAAAAACCCTGCCAAAAAGGCCAATTTTGATTACTTTTGACGACGGTTATGAAGACAACTATCTTTTTGCTTACCCGATTATGAAGCGTTACGGCTTTAAGGGTGTTATTTTCCTCGTGGCCGATGATATCGGCCGCTACAACGTATGGGATGTGAAAATAGGCAAACAGCCTTATAACAAACTGCTTAACTGGAATCAGATAATGGAGATGAAACGGTATGGTTTTGAATTTGGTTCCCATACCTTAAGTCATCCCCATCTGGCCAGAATAAACAGAACTGTTGCCGCTTATGAAATCGCTGAAAGCAAAAGAGCACTGGAAAAACGGCTGGGCGTCCCCGTTACCAGTTTTGCCTATCCTTACGGCAATTTGGACGACGATGTGGCGCAAATGGTTAAAAAGGCAGGTTATTCCTGTGCCTTTACCACTGCTATCGGTCCCGTTATTAAAACTTCCGACCCTTATAGGTTAAACCGTTTCCGCATTACCGGTTATACCAACAGAACCGGTTTCATAACCGCCGTGGAAGGAGAACCCTATTAA
- a CDS encoding vWA domain-containing protein, whose amino-acid sequence MSHPAQENSTGRQRYIENSIVRFVDALRRLGLRISSAEVIDAVRGLQMVDIIDREQVLAVFQGTLAKDETSRKQVKRAFDAYFTNPENMEKRVAQYVEGQEKKAVEMQAAEKDLSFEWEQRGQDGESSGQLQLKLTDEEKQVYARLPEDKKQKIRDYLQSQFQGNRINSPEQLITNVVRSSLNYWKHRLRQEEAYPPFEVNYAGDPEMDSLLDEVVKQTIQEEDLLYEDMQKLADRDLPQVGVLIKKLSQKLATRISRRYRQSKKRSRLDLRRSIRHNMRYGGTLFKLDFKTRKPRKPRFLLIADVSGSMAKYAGFILQFIYGLSSTVEDIESFVFSEGVERITPYFRAGHPFDQTMTDIVNRSKEWGKGTDLYKALQVIENKYGALLRPDTFLIILSDTKTLNYARAAEEMTKLRKKVREIIWLNTLPKKSWDDTPSVQAFCARCLMYECNTLAHLERIMTSRILK is encoded by the coding sequence ATGTCCCACCCGGCCCAAGAAAATTCTACCGGGCGCCAGCGCTATATCGAAAACAGCATTGTCAGGTTTGTTGATGCTCTTCGGCGCCTTGGCCTGCGCATAAGTTCCGCCGAGGTCATTGATGCCGTGCGAGGACTGCAAATGGTGGACATTATTGACCGGGAACAGGTGTTGGCCGTGTTTCAGGGAACTCTGGCCAAGGATGAAACCAGCCGCAAGCAGGTCAAGCGCGCATTCGATGCCTATTTTACAAACCCTGAAAATATGGAAAAAAGAGTGGCTCAGTATGTTGAGGGCCAGGAAAAGAAAGCTGTGGAAATGCAGGCAGCGGAAAAAGATTTGTCCTTTGAGTGGGAACAACGGGGACAAGACGGTGAATCTTCCGGCCAGTTGCAACTGAAGCTCACTGACGAGGAAAAACAGGTTTATGCCCGGTTGCCTGAAGATAAAAAACAGAAAATTCGGGATTATTTACAGAGCCAGTTCCAGGGGAATCGTATAAACAGCCCGGAACAACTGATTACCAATGTGGTGAGAAGTTCTTTAAACTATTGGAAACACAGGCTGCGGCAGGAAGAAGCATACCCGCCCTTTGAGGTAAATTATGCAGGTGACCCAGAAATGGACAGTCTGCTGGATGAGGTAGTAAAACAGACTATTCAGGAAGAGGATTTGCTTTATGAGGACATGCAGAAACTGGCGGACAGGGACCTGCCGCAGGTGGGGGTACTGATAAAGAAACTTTCCCAAAAACTGGCGACCAGGATATCCCGGCGGTATAGACAGAGCAAAAAGCGGAGCCGCCTGGACCTGCGCCGGTCAATTCGCCACAATATGCGGTATGGGGGAACTCTTTTCAAACTGGATTTTAAAACGCGAAAACCCCGGAAACCACGATTTTTATTGATAGCCGATGTATCGGGTTCAATGGCTAAATATGCGGGTTTTATCCTGCAATTTATTTACGGTTTGTCCAGTACGGTGGAAGACATCGAAAGTTTTGTTTTTTCTGAAGGGGTGGAACGGATTACGCCTTACTTCAGGGCAGGACATCCCTTTGACCAAACCATGACCGATATTGTTAATAGAAGCAAGGAGTGGGGCAAAGGGACCGATTTATATAAAGCCCTGCAGGTAATCGAAAACAAATATGGCGCCCTGCTACGGCCCGATACCTTTTTGATAATATTAAGCGATACCAAAACGCTGAACTATGCCAGAGCGGCTGAGGAAATGACCAAACTGAGAAAGAAAGTAAGGGAAATCATCTGGCTGAATACCCTGCCGAAAAAGAGTTGGGACGATACGCCATCTGTGCAGGCTTTTTGCGCCAGGTGCCTGATGTACGAGTGCAATACGCTGGCTCATCTGGAGCGGATTATGACCAGTAGGATATTGAAATAA
- the mobB gene encoding molybdopterin-guanine dinucleotide biosynthesis protein B → MIPFVGIVGFSNTGKTTLMEKLIRELTVRGYRVAAIKHHHRDMEFDRPGKDTWRHARAGAATVMLVSPYQMVKISKSEQKIGLQKALQEITDADIILVEGFKKEKMPKIEVFRGSVHDALITSREELVAVVASDREFTGVPCYGPDDVKELADLIVKEFLKEG, encoded by the coding sequence GTGATTCCTTTTGTAGGGATTGTAGGGTTCTCCAATACGGGCAAGACTACATTAATGGAAAAACTTATCCGGGAATTGACCGTCAGGGGTTACCGGGTGGCAGCCATTAAGCACCATCACCGGGATATGGAATTTGACCGGCCGGGCAAGGATACATGGCGGCACGCCCGGGCTGGGGCGGCAACAGTTATGCTGGTTTCTCCATATCAAATGGTAAAAATTTCAAAAAGTGAGCAAAAAATAGGCCTGCAAAAGGCGCTGCAGGAGATTACCGATGCTGATATAATTTTAGTTGAGGGATTTAAAAAAGAAAAGATGCCCAAAATCGAAGTGTTTCGCGGTTCGGTGCATGATGCCCTTATTACGTCCCGGGAGGAATTGGTGGCCGTCGTGGCTTCCGACAGGGAATTTACCGGCGTGCCCTGTTACGGGCCGGATGATGTTAAAGAATTGGCCGACCTTATAGTAAAAGAGTTTTTGAAGGAGGGATAG
- a CDS encoding L-2-amino-thiazoline-4-carboxylic acid hydrolase, which translates to MEDKVTGEELRDAVRAAIEDRAVWLYLILKELQGGKEITEVPAVSEAIFKFGRQKGEQMPPADNPGDWARSLITPVGSMVFEQKLVEESDNRAVIEFSYCPLVEAWKKQGASDKEVAALCKMARCGDHGRIASFPFKLTFEKLLAEGDKVCRLLVEREDIRQE; encoded by the coding sequence ATGGAGGACAAAGTAACCGGAGAAGAACTAAGGGACGCGGTGCGGGCAGCCATAGAAGACAGGGCTGTTTGGCTCTACCTTATCCTGAAGGAATTACAGGGCGGTAAAGAAATTACGGAGGTTCCTGCTGTTTCGGAAGCAATATTTAAATTTGGACGGCAAAAAGGAGAACAGATGCCGCCTGCCGATAACCCAGGCGATTGGGCCAGAAGCCTGATAACGCCGGTGGGCAGCATGGTATTTGAACAAAAGCTGGTTGAGGAAAGTGATAACCGGGCAGTTATTGAATTTTCGTATTGTCCGCTGGTGGAAGCCTGGAAAAAGCAAGGGGCTTCTGATAAAGAAGTTGCTGCCCTTTGCAAAATGGCTAGGTGTGGCGACCATGGGCGGATAGCCTCTTTTCCTTTCAAGCTTACTTTTGAAAAATTGCTGGCGGAAGGGGATAAAGTATGCCGGCTGTTGGTTGAGAGGGAAGATATTCGACAAGAATAA
- the bshB1 gene encoding bacillithiol biosynthesis deacetylase BshB1, protein MDSEKLDMIAFGAHPDDVEIGAGGLIAKQTAQGYKVGIVDLTRGELSTRGTVEIREQEGYKAAGILGAVWRKTLGIPDGEVSVCRENIDLVVPLLRKYKPTVVLAPYWEDRHPDHVKAAHLIEEAVFKAGLVKYMPEIPPFRPQVILHYYLNRPGTVSFIVDISEYFATKWEALLAHDSQFGQRGLLGAKDPLSFVESRNRQYGAQIGVEYGEAFTTKVPVPLNDPIAAWRETK, encoded by the coding sequence ATGGATTCTGAAAAATTGGACATGATTGCTTTCGGCGCTCATCCTGATGATGTGGAAATAGGAGCGGGCGGGCTTATAGCCAAACAAACGGCCCAAGGATATAAAGTGGGCATTGTCGACCTGACTCGTGGTGAACTGTCCACCAGGGGAACTGTGGAAATCAGAGAGCAGGAGGGGTACAAAGCGGCCGGCATACTGGGGGCAGTTTGGCGGAAAACCCTGGGCATACCCGACGGAGAAGTTTCGGTATGCAGGGAAAATATAGACCTGGTAGTACCTCTGCTCAGAAAATATAAGCCGACGGTGGTTCTGGCTCCTTACTGGGAAGACAGACACCCCGACCATGTCAAGGCGGCCCACTTGATTGAAGAGGCGGTGTTCAAAGCCGGTTTAGTGAAATATATGCCGGAAATTCCGCCCTTCAGGCCCCAGGTTATTCTGCATTACTACCTGAATAGGCCCGGGACCGTTTCGTTTATAGTGGACATCAGCGAATATTTTGCCACCAAGTGGGAAGCTTTGCTGGCCCATGATTCCCAGTTTGGGCAGAGGGGGCTGTTGGGAGCAAAAGACCCGTTGAGTTTTGTAGAAAGCCGCAATCGGCAGTACGGGGCGCAAATAGGGGTTGAATACGGAGAGGCCTTTACCACTAAGGTGCCGGTGCCTTTGAATGACCCGATTGCCGCCTGGAGGGAAACCAAATGA
- a CDS encoding Crp/Fnr family transcriptional regulator: protein MLTVREIIGNTPIFAGLEENELQQIEDIVVIRNYKKNMIIFMEGEPGEALFFIISGKVKVYKLAEDGREQILHILKEGDVFAEVVFIDKGNYPATAQVLEDSQIGLIRNDDFERLVRENPDIALSLLRVMTYRLRQAQIQIRDIALRDTYGRVASMLLMLAKEHGLTCAEGIKIDLSLSRQELANLIGTTRETVTRVLSDFNKSNIIRLDRQVITILDEKKLRSWM from the coding sequence TTGCTGACTGTCCGGGAAATTATCGGGAACACTCCTATTTTTGCCGGTCTGGAGGAAAATGAACTACAGCAGATAGAAGATATTGTTGTAATAAGGAATTATAAGAAAAACATGATCATTTTTATGGAAGGGGAGCCGGGCGAGGCCCTGTTCTTTATCATCTCCGGCAAAGTTAAGGTATACAAGCTGGCAGAAGACGGTCGGGAACAGATTTTGCACATCTTAAAAGAAGGCGATGTGTTTGCCGAGGTGGTTTTTATTGACAAAGGCAACTACCCGGCGACAGCCCAGGTGCTCGAAGACAGTCAGATAGGGCTTATCCGAAACGATGATTTTGAACGACTGGTGCGGGAAAACCCCGATATCGCGCTCAGCCTGCTAAGAGTTATGACCTATCGTTTACGCCAGGCGCAGATTCAGATCAGGGATATCGCTCTGCGGGATACCTATGGACGTGTGGCCAGCATGCTGCTGATGCTGGCTAAAGAACACGGCTTAACCTGCGCAGAGGGAATAAAAATTGACCTTTCTCTGAGCAGGCAGGAATTGGCCAATTTGATCGGAACCACCAGAGAAACTGTAACGAGAGTCCTGAGTGATTTCAATAAAAGCAATATTATTCGGCTGGACAGGCAGGTAATAACCATTCTGGACGAAAAGAAACTGCGCAGTTGGATGTGA